One part of the Glycine max cultivar Williams 82 chromosome 14, Glycine_max_v4.0, whole genome shotgun sequence genome encodes these proteins:
- the LOC102662202 gene encoding uncharacterized protein, with product MQNGINRQLSLKEKLKSSLCCFSGSVHSDPLERGEGGFYSKLRIPKTPISPQGSTSSPSWFKIRSPTCTEYGGDPHPRVRGRSLKSRMGRKLLHHRQSQSADFSYDPSSYALNFEDDSPEEIPFRNFSSRLPPSPPSSTPPVEYSTGKEIVGYS from the coding sequence ATGCAAAACGGGATTAACCGGCAACTATCCCTGAAGGAGAAACTGAAATCTTCGCTATGCTGTTTCTCCGGATCCGTTCACAGCGACCCATTAGAGCGCGGAGAAGGAGGGTTCTACAGCAAGCTACGCATACCAAAAACACCGATTTCTCCACAGGGGTCCACGTCATCACCGTCGTGGTTCAAGATAAGGTCACCGACGTGCACCGAGTACGGCGGTGACCCGCATCCACGTGTCAGGGGGCGGAGCCTGAAGTCGAGGATGGGCCGCAAGCTCCTCCACCACCGCCAATCCCAGTCCGCTGACTTCAGCTACGACCCTTCGAGCTACGCGCTCAATTTCGAGGACGACAGCCCCGAGGAGATTCCGTTCAGGAACTTCAGCTCGCGGTTGCCGCCGTCGCCTCCGTCGTCAACGCCGCCGGTGGAGTACTCCACCGGGAAGGAGATTGTTGGGTATAGTTGA